Proteins from a genomic interval of Crassostrea angulata isolate pt1a10 chromosome 7, ASM2561291v2, whole genome shotgun sequence:
- the LOC128155137 gene encoding putative neutral sphingomyelinase, translating to MSAEEKQFSLEVLTLNCWGVPVPFACKYRKERFLSIAEEISKRNFDIVILQEVWAESDYKLLQQHILKVMPYCHYFQSGTIGSGVCVFSKLAIEDSFYHLFPLNGYFHKVQHGDWFGGKGLGMCRVSIQGISINIYCTHLHAEYDMESDEYIAHRVAQAFDMSQFIKYTSGSCDLAIVGGDFNLRPTDLGYKMIVTNGNLHDCWLAKNDENESGHTNERKDNSFSTHNVQRLEPVGRRLDYLLYKANEGVDVEVGSCKLDFGKIPHKPYNYSDHEGVAARLLVQRKKDLEKSPDSTDENKLYDLLLESKTIVQKGLTKARSDNLFYTLLCIVCTIALYGFWCTEMERETSHLVVVGRAVIFVTLTLLVAFFLFYKLIINKIEFKGLTGAEEDISNLCSSVKKRIKHN from the exons ATGTCGGCGGAGGAAAAGCAGTTTTCTTTGGAAGTGTTAACGTTGAATTGTTG gggtGTTCCTGTGCCATTTGCATGCAAATATAGGAAAGAGCGATTCCTATCTATTGCTGAAGAGATTTCCAAGAGGAATTTTGACATTGTTATCTTGCAAGAG GTATGGGCTGAAAGTGACTATAAACTTCTGCAGCAACACATACTGAAGGTGATGCCATATTGTCATTACTTTCAAAG TGGGACCATAGGGAGCGGTGTCTGTGTTTTCTCCAAGCTTGCTATAGAGGACTCGTTCTACCACCTGTTTCCACTGAACGGCTACTTCCACAAGGTTCAGCATGGGGACTGGTTTGGTGGGAAGGGCCTGGGTATGTGTAGAGTCTCCATCCAGGGAATCAGCATCAACATATACTGTACCCAT CTGCATGCTGAATATGATATGGAATCGGATGAATACATTGCCCATCGTGTGGCGCAGGCATTTGACATGAGCCAGTTCATCAAGTATACATCAGGGTCATGTGACTTGGCCATTGTTGGGGGTGACTTTAACCTTCGACCCACTGACCTAGGATACAAGATGATTGTCACCAATGGAAACTTACATGACTGTTGGCTCGCAAAA AATGATGAGAATGAATCAGGACACACTAATGAGAGGAAAGACAACAGTTTCAGCACGCACAATGTCCAGCGGTTAGAACCCGTGGGGCGAAGGTTGGATTACCTCCTATACAAGGCCAATGAAG GTGTGGATGTAGAGGTGGGCAGTTGTAAGCTGGACTTTGGTAAAATCCCGCACAAGCCTTACAACTACTCGGATCATGAAGGAGTGGCTGCTCGCCTGCTTGTACAAAGGAAAAAAG ATTTGGAAAAATCTCCAGATTCCACTGACGAGAATAAGCTATACGATCTACTACTGGAGTCCAAGACGATCGTACAGAAGGGCCTGACCAAGGCGAGGTCTGACAACCTGTTTTACACGCTTCTGTGCATTGTCTGCACCATCGCTCTCTACGGGTTCTGGTGCACCGAGATGGAGCGAGAGACCAGTCATCTGGTGGTCGTTGGGAGGGCCGTCATTtttgtgaccttgaccttgttagTGGCGTTCTTCCTGTTTTACAAGTTGATTATCAATAAGATCGAATTCAAGGGACTGACAGGTGCTGAGGAGGATATAAGTAATTTATGTTCGAGTGTCAAAAAAAGAATCAAACACAATTAA